From the Desulfobulbaceae bacterium genome, one window contains:
- a CDS encoding phosphate ABC transporter substrate-binding protein — protein sequence MASALIALALPLAATVATASDVKIDPNLPVYQPTTGVAGNMDSIGSDTLNNLMTFWAESFKKHYPNVKIQVEGKGSSTAPPALIAGTANIAPMSRKMKSTEEDEFEKKYGFKPTPIGVALDSLAVFVNKDNPVSSLTMQQVDAIFSKTRKSGAPADITTWKDIALDSPLAKQPISLYGRNSASGTYGYFKERALAKGDYKDTVKEQPGSAAVVMGITEDRAGIGYSGIGYVTSGVRPLALAAKEGAQAYEANMDNVLKGKYPLSRMLYVYVIKEPNKPLAPLQREFLKFVLSAEGQEIVVKDGYMPLPAAIVEKELQKL from the coding sequence ATGGCCTCGGCCCTCATAGCCTTGGCCTTGCCGCTTGCCGCCACTGTGGCTACAGCAAGCGATGTGAAAATCGATCCGAATCTCCCCGTGTATCAGCCGACAACCGGTGTTGCCGGCAATATGGACAGTATTGGTTCCGACACCTTGAACAATCTCATGACTTTTTGGGCCGAGTCGTTTAAGAAGCATTATCCAAATGTCAAGATTCAGGTGGAGGGGAAGGGGTCCAGCACCGCACCTCCAGCCCTGATCGCAGGTACTGCTAACATCGCTCCCATGTCCCGTAAGATGAAGAGCACCGAAGAGGACGAGTTTGAGAAGAAGTACGGTTTTAAACCCACTCCGATCGGTGTTGCCCTTGATTCCCTGGCTGTCTTTGTGAACAAGGATAACCCGGTTTCCTCTCTTACCATGCAGCAGGTGGATGCTATCTTCTCCAAGACCAGAAAGAGCGGCGCTCCGGCAGACATCACTACCTGGAAGGACATTGCCCTTGATAGTCCGTTGGCAAAACAGCCGATTAGCCTTTACGGTCGTAACTCTGCTTCCGGTACTTATGGTTACTTTAAGGAACGCGCCTTGGCCAAGGGTGATTACAAGGATACTGTTAAGGAGCAGCCGGGATCTGCTGCGGTGGTTATGGGCATTACTGAGGATCGAGCCGGTATCGGTTACTCCGGCATTGGGTATGTTACCTCCGGGGTGAGGCCTCTTGCCTTGGCGGCCAAGGAGGGTGCACAGGCCTATGAGGCCAACATGGACAATGTGTTGAAAGGTAAATACCCACTGTCTAGAATGCTTTATGTCTATGTCATTAAAGAGCCAAACAAGCCTTTGGCTCCGTTACAGCGGGAGTTTTTGAAGTTTGTCCTTTCTGCTGAAGGTCAGGAAATCGTGGTGAAGGATGGGTATATGCCTCTGCCTGCCGCGATTGTCGAGAAGGAGTTGCAGAAGTTGTAA
- a CDS encoding ABC transporter permease subunit, which translates to MDKQFLKRVRRNDKIAKTVIQVCGVMVIVCVMAILALIVKVTLPLFASSQLLNEQTVDFAAESGFEPLAIGVGSYGEAYHVFGRDGSVSFLSLPDGAMIEKKPVRDGGPGTIKQIEQYKNSFYNILWQDGSLSMVEVRYQPTFDMDGKRTIVPSLSIVREWSVPEGAERISASLARISDDKRYSRIDLLTDNTILISHEVTTTDLFDNQSVETMTSRIEDPLPGRITAFTVDDHGGFLYAGTDTGYVVRWDLTDSEAAKKTDTFAATSESDPISALGLVFGGQSVIVGSKSGSLQTWMSVPSAVGNSIRKMEKIHTFTPHASAVSYFLSSRRDKTFYSMSEAGMIHADHLTSENHLFETKAPSQLFSVSQKDNAIVALGQDGKVRTWEILNPHPEASLRTLFGKVWYEGYGKPQFVWQSSSQSDDTEPKLSLTPLIFGTMKGTLYAMLFSIPVAIFGAVYTSQFTSPRFRKNIKPIIEVMASVPSVVIGFLIALWLAPIVESSLLVIVVGVLLLPLLFTGVMVLIQPLYRNRRFVNRVRGYEFILLVPLFFVCGWLAMEIAPLLEVAFFDGNFTLWLFHDLGMRYDQRNCIIIAFGLGICVIPIIFSITEDAISNIPPSLTAASLALGASRWQTVWRVILPSASPGIFAAMIIGFGRAVGETMVVLMATGNTPIMDWSIFNGMRTLSANIAVEIPEAPVGGTLYRVLFLCATVLFSLTFILNTGAEIIREHLRKKYGRY; encoded by the coding sequence ATGGACAAGCAATTCTTAAAACGAGTTCGCCGCAATGATAAGATCGCTAAGACGGTGATTCAGGTTTGCGGTGTTATGGTAATCGTTTGTGTTATGGCTATCCTCGCCTTGATTGTCAAGGTAACGTTGCCCCTCTTTGCCTCTTCACAATTACTTAACGAGCAGACGGTGGATTTTGCCGCAGAGTCAGGATTTGAGCCGCTTGCCATTGGTGTTGGCAGTTATGGCGAGGCCTATCACGTCTTTGGGCGGGATGGTTCTGTCAGCTTTTTGAGCCTCCCAGACGGGGCTATGATTGAAAAGAAACCGGTGCGTGATGGGGGGCCGGGAACGATCAAGCAGATCGAACAGTATAAGAACTCCTTCTATAATATTCTGTGGCAGGATGGCAGTTTGTCGATGGTCGAGGTGCGCTATCAGCCTACCTTTGATATGGACGGCAAAAGGACCATCGTGCCTTCGCTTTCTATTGTTAGAGAGTGGTCGGTCCCTGAAGGGGCTGAGCGGATCAGCGCCAGCCTGGCCCGGATATCTGACGATAAACGTTATTCGCGGATTGATCTCCTGACTGACAATACCATCTTAATTAGTCATGAGGTGACGACAACAGATCTTTTTGACAACCAGAGCGTCGAGACTATGACCTCGCGGATTGAAGACCCTCTTCCTGGTCGCATCACCGCCTTTACTGTCGATGATCATGGTGGTTTTCTCTATGCCGGAACGGATACCGGCTACGTGGTTCGCTGGGATCTGACGGACAGTGAGGCGGCAAAGAAGACTGACACTTTTGCCGCTACTTCGGAATCGGATCCGATTTCGGCGTTGGGGCTCGTCTTTGGTGGTCAATCGGTAATTGTGGGGTCAAAGTCCGGTTCCCTACAGACCTGGATGTCGGTTCCATCAGCAGTGGGCAACTCGATCCGCAAGATGGAGAAAATTCATACCTTCACCCCTCATGCCAGTGCGGTTAGTTATTTTCTTTCTTCTCGGAGAGACAAGACCTTTTACTCGATGTCCGAGGCCGGGATGATCCATGCCGATCACTTGACCAGTGAAAACCATCTCTTCGAAACCAAGGCGCCGAGTCAGCTGTTTAGTGTTTCCCAGAAAGACAACGCCATTGTCGCTTTGGGCCAGGATGGCAAGGTTCGTACCTGGGAGATTTTAAATCCGCATCCGGAAGCCAGTCTGAGAACGCTGTTTGGTAAGGTGTGGTACGAGGGGTACGGGAAACCGCAGTTTGTCTGGCAGTCCTCGTCCCAGTCGGACGATACGGAACCAAAACTGAGTCTTACTCCGCTGATCTTCGGTACCATGAAAGGCACTCTGTATGCGATGCTCTTCTCTATTCCGGTGGCTATCTTTGGCGCTGTCTATACCAGCCAGTTTACCTCCCCTCGCTTTAGAAAGAACATCAAGCCCATTATCGAGGTCATGGCTTCAGTGCCATCGGTGGTAATCGGATTCCTGATCGCCTTGTGGCTTGCTCCGATAGTTGAAAGTTCACTTCTGGTTATCGTCGTTGGGGTGCTGCTCCTGCCGCTACTTTTCACCGGGGTGATGGTGCTTATTCAGCCCCTTTACCGGAATAGGAGGTTTGTCAATCGGGTCCGTGGCTATGAATTTATATTATTAGTGCCGCTCTTTTTTGTGTGTGGTTGGCTGGCCATGGAAATTGCGCCGCTCCTGGAAGTCGCGTTCTTTGATGGTAATTTTACGCTTTGGCTCTTTCATGACCTTGGGATGAGGTATGATCAGCGAAATTGTATCATCATCGCCTTTGGATTGGGTATCTGTGTCATTCCCATTATTTTTTCGATTACTGAGGATGCAATTTCCAATATCCCTCCCAGCTTGACCGCAGCCTCCCTTGCTCTGGGGGCCAGTCGATGGCAGACCGTGTGGCGGGTTATCCTGCCTTCGGCCAGTCCCGGCATTTTTGCCGCCATGATCATCGGTTTCGGCCGGGCGGTTGGGGAAACCATGGTGGTTCTGATGGCCACAGGAAATACCCCGATAATGGACTGGTCGATCTTCAATGGTATGCGGACACTGTCTGCTAACATTGCTGTTGAGATTCCCGAAGCCCCGGTGGGGGGCACTTTGTACCGCGTTCTCTTTCTCTGTGCGACGGTGCTGTTCTCTCTGACCTTTATTCTAAACACCGGAGCTGAAATTATCCGTGAACATCTGCGTAAGAAATACGGACGATATTGA
- a CDS encoding HAMP domain-containing protein, with amino-acid sequence MSKSLRFVKNSAQNNTTSRPSAVSDTNSKDKTMARKRLLWQIFPPTVLVIILTIIASGFFVSHYLKAFYTTQALNDLNVRSHLVLKQLRPALLANNLQLIKEQCRILGDESRSKITVISTDGTVIADSKEDPATMDNHGDREEVAIALSGKEGTSARLSKKGRKRMLYAALPLLADQDTAKPEPAVLGVIRLSIPPTSLDLLMRDVTVKMFLASLILLLLAVAATLFVSRRISRPLEDMQHIAERFGRHDFNKKISIADGAVSKEVAGLAEALNQMAVELDERVKTVTQQKNELEAVFKSMVEAVIVIDQEERIEHMNEAAFRLLGSNAHRGIGKPIVETVRHAGLLKFVREALKSQTPISRDEIVFGVGATGQHFNASGTSLYGDQGQHMGALIVLYDVTRMRRLEDMRREFVANVSHELKTPITSIMGFVETICDQAPGLPDDMERFLHIVLKQANRLNAIIDDLLSLSRIEQEAGNDEIELHPGRLTPILRNCLEAVSIRASEKHISLPLRCGDTVSVLMNARLLEQAVTNLLINAIKYSAEHSEVRLEVHEDQQEVTISVTDSGCGIAKEHLPRIFERFYRSDKARSRKLGGTGLGLAIVKHIVQAHGGSVTVKSDLGKGSVFTLHLPRIEQSA; translated from the coding sequence ATGTCCAAATCGCTTCGCTTCGTAAAAAACTCGGCTCAAAACAACACTACATCGAGACCGTCCGCGGTATCGGATACAAATTCAAAGGATAAGACTATGGCCCGCAAACGCCTACTCTGGCAAATCTTTCCCCCCACAGTACTGGTCATCATTCTGACCATCATTGCCAGCGGATTCTTTGTCTCCCACTACCTTAAAGCCTTTTATACCACTCAGGCGCTGAACGACCTGAACGTTCGCTCTCACCTGGTCCTCAAACAGCTTCGCCCCGCTCTGCTGGCCAATAACCTCCAACTGATCAAGGAACAATGCCGTATCCTTGGCGATGAGTCCCGATCAAAAATTACCGTTATTTCAACTGATGGAACAGTAATCGCAGACTCCAAGGAAGACCCGGCAACCATGGACAACCATGGTGACCGTGAGGAAGTGGCAATCGCCCTCTCTGGAAAAGAGGGGACCTCTGCCCGTCTCAGCAAAAAAGGCCGGAAAAGAATGCTTTATGCCGCCCTTCCCCTGCTCGCCGATCAAGATACAGCCAAGCCGGAACCGGCAGTACTCGGCGTTATCAGGCTGTCAATCCCGCCAACCTCACTTGATCTCCTGATGCGCGATGTAACTGTTAAGATGTTCCTGGCTTCACTAATCCTGCTCCTCTTGGCAGTAGCCGCCACCCTCTTTGTTTCGCGACGGATCAGTCGCCCCCTTGAAGACATGCAACACATCGCGGAACGATTTGGCCGCCATGACTTCAACAAGAAAATTTCAATCGCAGACGGAGCTGTCTCCAAAGAAGTGGCAGGGCTGGCGGAAGCCCTTAATCAGATGGCCGTAGAACTCGACGAGCGAGTCAAGACCGTAACTCAACAGAAAAATGAGCTAGAAGCTGTGTTCAAGAGTATGGTCGAAGCAGTGATTGTCATTGATCAGGAAGAACGAATCGAACACATGAACGAAGCAGCCTTCCGGTTGTTAGGAAGCAACGCTCACAGAGGGATAGGCAAGCCAATTGTCGAAACAGTGCGACACGCCGGACTATTGAAATTTGTCAGAGAAGCGTTAAAGAGCCAAACCCCGATATCCAGAGACGAGATTGTCTTTGGAGTCGGAGCCACCGGACAGCACTTCAACGCCAGCGGCACTTCACTCTATGGCGACCAAGGACAGCACATGGGTGCCCTGATCGTGTTATATGACGTCACCAGGATGCGACGGCTTGAAGATATGCGTCGAGAATTCGTCGCCAATGTCTCCCATGAATTAAAAACCCCAATCACCTCGATTATGGGCTTTGTGGAAACGATCTGCGACCAGGCACCCGGCCTGCCCGATGACATGGAACGCTTCCTCCACATCGTCTTAAAACAAGCCAACCGCTTGAATGCCATCATCGACGACCTCCTATCCCTCTCCCGCATCGAGCAAGAAGCCGGCAATGACGAAATCGAACTACACCCCGGTCGCCTGACCCCAATCCTGCGCAATTGCCTTGAAGCAGTCTCAATACGCGCCAGTGAAAAACATATCTCCTTACCCCTGCGCTGCGGAGATACCGTATCGGTCCTGATGAATGCCCGCCTCCTGGAACAGGCGGTTACCAATCTGCTGATCAACGCCATCAAATATAGCGCAGAACATAGTGAAGTCAGGCTAGAGGTCCACGAGGACCAGCAGGAGGTAACGATTTCCGTCACCGACTCCGGCTGCGGCATCGCCAAAGAACACCTTCCCCGCATCTTCGAACGCTTCTACCGCAGCGACAAGGCCCGCAGTCGCAAACTGGGCGGGACCGGACTGGGACTGGCCATCGTCAAACACATCGTCCAGGCCCATGGCGGCTCGGTGACGGTAAAAAGTGACTTAGGAAAAGGAAGCGTATTCACCCTCCACCTGCCGCGTATTGAGCAATCGGCATAA
- a CDS encoding phosphate ABC transporter ATP-binding protein, giving the protein MSPQPNPIMSITDAIVDVKDLHLYYGASEALRGISMSIPRKKVTALIGPSGCGKSTFIRCFNRMNDLIESIRIEGEIRIDGQDIYDTQVDVIELRRRVGMVFQKWNPFPKSIYENVIYGLRIAGVKDKNVLDETVENSLRRAALWDEVKDRLHESAMGMSGGQMQRLCIARAIAVAPEIILMDEPCSALDPRSTARIEDLIRELQGEFTIIIVTHNMQQAARVSDFTAYFYLGSLIEFGLTKRIFTTPVCKETEDYITGRFG; this is encoded by the coding sequence ATGAGCCCTCAACCGAACCCCATTATGTCCATCACCGACGCCATTGTCGACGTGAAGGATCTCCACCTGTACTATGGCGCCAGCGAAGCCCTGCGTGGCATATCCATGAGTATTCCCAGAAAGAAAGTCACGGCCTTGATCGGGCCGTCCGGGTGCGGTAAGTCTACCTTTATCCGTTGTTTTAACCGGATGAATGACCTGATTGAATCAATCCGCATTGAAGGTGAAATCCGGATTGATGGTCAAGATATTTATGATACCCAGGTCGATGTTATCGAGTTGCGGAGACGAGTGGGTATGGTCTTCCAGAAGTGGAATCCATTCCCTAAGTCAATCTATGAGAACGTGATCTATGGTTTGAGGATTGCCGGGGTTAAAGACAAGAATGTTCTTGATGAGACCGTGGAGAATAGCTTACGACGGGCAGCCCTGTGGGACGAGGTAAAGGACCGCCTGCATGAGTCAGCCATGGGGATGTCGGGCGGACAGATGCAGCGCCTTTGTATTGCCCGGGCTATTGCAGTGGCCCCTGAGATCATTCTCATGGATGAACCATGTTCCGCTCTGGATCCCCGTTCAACAGCTCGAATTGAGGATCTGATCCGGGAGTTGCAGGGTGAGTTTACCATCATCATCGTTACGCACAACATGCAGCAGGCAGCGCGGGTCTCGGATTTTACCGCATATTTTTATCTTGGTTCGTTGATTGAATTTGGGTTGACCAAACGGATCTTCACCACTCCAGTATGTAAGGAAACTGAAGATTATATTACCGGTCGTTTCGGGTGA
- the pstA gene encoding phosphate ABC transporter permease PstA: protein MKKFWRRGEPFVWATGLTLSTIIIMTGLLLYVVVVNGIGVFWPRQLVQLTLNDGRAVMGEVTQVNEGVGQGQRLQLKIGNRDLYGLDFTWVNDSDVKDRSYPQDAYVVERQEYGNFFGFLLKVHSPGHTADGNDEGLDEALTKVRQDAAPILDSGKKINGTFSDINLAIEKIDQAIAKYHYRGITDQDERIVALLQKKDGLKAQFEELLADRQRNVKELSKYNAVFRAADGREATIPVSQLVRVYQPNSMNFFQKFGHYGCKLGELFFAEPRESNTEGGLFPAIFGTVMLVLLMSILSFPLGVISGIYLREYAKAGILVKTVRIAVNNLAGIPSIVYGIFGLGFFVYGVGGVVDNVFFPERLPSPTFGTGGILWASLTLGLLTIPVVIVATEEALGSIPPAVREGSLALGATKFQTLTRLLLPMASPGIMTGFILAMARAAGEVAPLMITGVVKLAPALPLDGQFPYIHLNRKFMHLGFHIYDIGFQSPNVEAAKPMVYVTTLLLILIVLALCSVAIHLRNIMRQRYAIADV, encoded by the coding sequence ATGAAGAAGTTTTGGAGACGCGGAGAGCCCTTTGTCTGGGCAACGGGCCTGACCTTGTCGACTATTATCATCATGACAGGGCTGCTCCTCTATGTGGTGGTCGTGAATGGTATCGGTGTTTTTTGGCCGCGCCAGCTGGTGCAACTGACCCTCAATGACGGACGTGCCGTCATGGGGGAGGTGACCCAGGTCAATGAAGGCGTTGGTCAAGGTCAGCGTCTTCAGCTCAAAATCGGGAATCGAGATCTGTATGGTCTCGATTTTACTTGGGTAAATGATTCTGATGTCAAGGATAGAAGCTATCCTCAAGATGCCTATGTTGTTGAACGTCAGGAATACGGGAATTTCTTCGGCTTTTTGCTGAAGGTGCATAGCCCTGGCCATACCGCAGATGGGAACGATGAAGGCCTTGACGAGGCGTTAACAAAGGTCCGCCAGGATGCAGCGCCAATTCTGGACTCTGGCAAGAAAATTAATGGCACTTTTTCTGATATCAATCTGGCGATTGAGAAGATTGATCAGGCCATTGCCAAGTACCATTACCGGGGCATTACTGATCAGGATGAACGGATTGTCGCACTTCTTCAGAAAAAAGATGGGCTGAAGGCACAGTTTGAAGAGCTTCTTGCTGATCGGCAGCGCAATGTCAAGGAGCTGTCGAAGTATAATGCCGTGTTTCGCGCAGCTGATGGTAGAGAGGCAACCATACCGGTCTCTCAGCTGGTTCGGGTATATCAGCCCAATTCCATGAATTTTTTTCAGAAGTTTGGACATTATGGGTGTAAATTAGGAGAACTTTTCTTTGCCGAGCCCCGTGAATCCAATACCGAAGGCGGGCTATTTCCTGCAATTTTCGGTACCGTGATGCTGGTCCTGCTTATGAGCATCCTGTCGTTTCCTTTAGGCGTAATTTCCGGTATTTATTTGCGTGAGTACGCTAAGGCCGGTATTCTGGTTAAAACTGTCCGCATCGCGGTCAATAACCTGGCCGGCATTCCCTCTATTGTCTACGGGATTTTTGGTTTGGGCTTTTTTGTCTACGGGGTTGGGGGAGTGGTGGATAATGTGTTTTTTCCCGAGCGCTTGCCTTCGCCGACCTTTGGGACCGGCGGTATCCTGTGGGCCAGTCTGACTCTCGGATTACTGACCATCCCTGTGGTTATTGTGGCGACAGAAGAGGCTTTGGGGTCTATTCCCCCAGCCGTGCGAGAGGGATCGCTGGCCTTGGGAGCGACCAAGTTCCAAACTCTTACTCGTCTGCTCCTGCCTATGGCATCACCGGGAATTATGACCGGTTTTATTTTGGCTATGGCCAGGGCTGCCGGTGAGGTGGCTCCGCTGATGATTACCGGTGTGGTTAAGCTGGCTCCTGCCTTGCCGTTGGATGGGCAATTCCCGTATATTCACCTTAATCGGAAGTTCATGCATTTGGGTTTTCATATTTATGATATCGGTTTTCAGTCCCCTAACGTCGAGGCAGCCAAGCCCATGGTCTATGTCACCACGTTGTTGCTGATTCTCATCGTTCTTGCTTTGTGTAGTGTAGCTATCCATCTTCGCAACATCATGCGTCAGCGGTACGCCATTGCTGATGTCTGA
- a CDS encoding response regulator transcription factor has translation MSQETIWVVEDEEDILALIYYNLAKEGFTVQGFTTGEEMLAALKLEHPSLILLDVMLPGIDGLNLCKMIKNNSTATPIPVIMLTAKTEESDIVAGLNLGADDYIPKPFSPKVLLARIRAVLRRGDHIPPAPPSSDTKTILNEDLSIDPTRHEVKVAGAILALTTSEFRILRFLAEKPGWVFSRDQINNAVHDGDFAVTDRTVDVQIASLRKKLGSKQHYIETVRGIGYKFKG, from the coding sequence ATAAGTCAAGAAACAATATGGGTGGTAGAAGACGAGGAAGACATCCTCGCCTTGATTTACTACAACTTGGCCAAGGAAGGCTTTACGGTGCAAGGCTTTACCACTGGCGAGGAAATGCTTGCCGCTCTTAAGCTGGAACACCCCTCACTCATCCTCCTAGACGTGATGCTTCCCGGGATCGATGGTCTCAATCTGTGCAAAATGATCAAAAATAATTCCACAGCCACACCAATCCCGGTCATCATGCTGACAGCCAAGACAGAGGAGAGTGATATTGTTGCCGGCTTAAACCTGGGGGCCGATGACTACATCCCAAAACCATTCAGCCCCAAGGTCCTGCTCGCCAGGATCAGGGCGGTGCTCAGACGGGGCGATCATATCCCTCCTGCCCCACCCTCTTCCGACACCAAGACAATCCTCAACGAAGACCTGTCCATTGACCCGACCCGTCACGAGGTTAAAGTAGCAGGCGCCATCCTCGCCCTGACCACCAGTGAATTCAGAATCCTACGGTTCCTGGCCGAAAAACCAGGCTGGGTTTTCTCCCGCGACCAGATAAACAACGCAGTTCATGACGGAGATTTTGCCGTGACAGACCGAACCGTGGATGTCCAAATCGCTTCGCTTCGTAAAAAACTCGGCTCAAAACAACACTACATCGAGACCGTCCGCGGTATCGGATACAAATTCAAAGGATAA